Proteins from one Muntiacus reevesi chromosome X, mMunRee1.1, whole genome shotgun sequence genomic window:
- the GJB1 gene encoding gap junction beta-1 protein, which produces MNWTGLYTLLSGVNRHSTAIGRVWLSVIFIFRIMVLVVAAESVWGDEKSSFICNTLQPGCNSVCYDHFFPISHVRLWSLQLILVSTPALLVAMHVAHQQHIEKKMLRLEGHGDPLHLEEVKRHKVHISGTLWWTYVISVVFRLLFEAAFMYVFYLLYPGYAMVRLVKCDAYPCPNTVDCFVSRPTEKTIFTVFMLAASGICIILNVAEVVYLIFRACARRAQRRSNPPSRKGSGGFGHRLSPEYKQNEINKLLSEQDGSLKDILRRSPGTGAGLAEKSDRCSAC; this is translated from the coding sequence ATGAACTGGACGGGTTTGTACACCTTGCTCAGTGGCGTGAATCGGCATTCTACTGCCATTGGCCGAGTATGGCTCTCTGTCATCTTCATCTTCAGAATCATGGTGCTGGTGGTGGCTGCCGAGAGCGTGTGGGGTGATGAGAAGTCTTCCTTCATCTGCAACACACTCCAGCCTGGCTGCAACAGTGTCTGCTACgaccactttttccccatttctcaCGTGCGTCTGTGGTCTCTGCAGCTCATCTTGGTGTCCACCCCAGCTCTCCTCGTGGCCATGCACGTGGCACACCAGCAgcacattgaaaagaaaatgcttcGACTTGAGGGCCACGGCGACCCCCTGCACCTGGAGGAGGTGAAGAGGCACAAGGTCCACATCTCAGGGACACTGTGGTGGACCTATGTGATCAGCGTGGTCTTCCGGCTGCTGTTCGAGGCTGCTTTCATGTATGTCTTTTATCTGCTCTACCCTGGCTATGCCATGGTGCGGCTGGTCAAGTGTGATGCCTACCCCTGCCCCAACACAGTGGACTGCTTCGTGTCCCGCCCCACGGAGAAAACCATCTTCACGGTCTTCATGCTGGCCGCCTCAGGCATCTGCATCATCCTCAATGTGGCCGAGGTGGTGTACCTCATCTTCCGGGCCTGTGCCCGCCGAGCCCAGCGCCGCTCCAATCCACCCTCCCGCAAGGGCTCAGGGGGCTTCGGCCATCGCCTCTCACCTGAATACAAGCAGAATGAGATCAACAAGTTGCTGAGTGAGCAGGACGGCTCCCTGAAAGACATACTGCGCCGCAGCCCCGGCACCGGGGCTGGGCTGGCCGAGAAGAGTGACCGCTGCTCGGCCTGCTGA